One genomic window of Meleagris gallopavo isolate NT-WF06-2002-E0010 breed Aviagen turkey brand Nicholas breeding stock chromosome 22, Turkey_5.1, whole genome shotgun sequence includes the following:
- the LOC100538957 gene encoding signal-regulatory protein delta-like isoform X1, giving the protein MAELRAVLLVRLLVGQLSLFLAWLWGAQAGWSFKLQQPENKVWVAVGQTLTLTCTVTELGPLGPVKWLKGWGNSNRTVYDQKGFSHRVTRAVNESNTDFTIHIEDIHPEDAGTYYCVKFYKKNLGDELFDHGRGTEVLVYETSPFPSMEVAAAVLCFILLIFILAFCLHRRKQREGEQSQHVAEVTTGSCLPFPLPCCVRNPGTPSSEVEDAENAKLPHQRSSEVDKDIHYADLQPLPAARRPSRSPGAERSEYASIRGAAK; this is encoded by the exons ATGGCTGAGCTccgtgctgtgctgctggttcGGCTCCTGGTCGGGCAGCTCAGCCTCTTCCTGGCATGGCTGTGGG GTGCCCAGGCAGGATGGAGCTTCAAACTGCAGCAGCCCGAGAACAAGGTGtgggtggctgtggggcagaCTCTGACCCTGACCTGCACAGTGACTGAATTGGGTCCCCTCGGCCCTGTGAAGTGGCTGAAGGGCTGGGGCAACAGCAATCGGACTGTGTATGATCAGAAAGGCTTCTCACACCGTGTGACGAGGGCAGTGAATGAGTCCAACACGGACTTCACCATCCACATTGAGGACATCCATCCCGAGGATGCCGGCACTTATTACTGTGTGAAGTTTTACAAAAAGAACTTGGGTGATGAGTTGTTTGACCACGGTCGGGGCACGGAGGTGTTAGTGTATG AGACCTCTCCATTCCCCAGCATGGAGgttgcagctgctgtgctctgcttcatCCTGCTCATCTTCATCCTCGCCTTCTGCTTGCACCGCAGGAAGCAGAGGGAAGGGGAGCAGAGCCAGCACGTGGCTGAGGTGACCACAGGCAGCTGCTTGCCCTTCCCTCTCCCATGCTGTGTAAGGAACCCTGGGACCCCCAG CAGTGAAGTTGAGGATGCAGAGAACGCAAAGCTGCCCCACCAG CGAAGCAGTGAGGTGGACAAGGACATCCATTATGCTGAcctgcagcccctgcctgcagcacggAGGCCCAGCAGGAGCCCTGGTGCTGAGCGCTCTGAGTATGCCAGCATCAGGGGAGCTGCTAAGTGA
- the LOC100538957 gene encoding signal-regulatory protein delta-like isoform X2, translating to MAELRAVLLVRLLVGQLSLFLAWLWGAQAGWSFKLQQPENKVWVAVGQTLTLTCTVTELGPLGPVKWLKGWGNSNRTVYDQKGFSHRVTRAVNESNTDFTIHIEDIHPEDAGTYYCVKFYKKNLGDELFDHGRGTEVLVYETSPFPSMEVAAAVLCFILLIFILAFCLHRRKQREGEQSQHVAEVTTGSCLPFPLPCCVRNPGTPSEVEDAENAKLPHQRSSEVDKDIHYADLQPLPAARRPSRSPGAERSEYASIRGAAK from the exons ATGGCTGAGCTccgtgctgtgctgctggttcGGCTCCTGGTCGGGCAGCTCAGCCTCTTCCTGGCATGGCTGTGGG GTGCCCAGGCAGGATGGAGCTTCAAACTGCAGCAGCCCGAGAACAAGGTGtgggtggctgtggggcagaCTCTGACCCTGACCTGCACAGTGACTGAATTGGGTCCCCTCGGCCCTGTGAAGTGGCTGAAGGGCTGGGGCAACAGCAATCGGACTGTGTATGATCAGAAAGGCTTCTCACACCGTGTGACGAGGGCAGTGAATGAGTCCAACACGGACTTCACCATCCACATTGAGGACATCCATCCCGAGGATGCCGGCACTTATTACTGTGTGAAGTTTTACAAAAAGAACTTGGGTGATGAGTTGTTTGACCACGGTCGGGGCACGGAGGTGTTAGTGTATG AGACCTCTCCATTCCCCAGCATGGAGgttgcagctgctgtgctctgcttcatCCTGCTCATCTTCATCCTCGCCTTCTGCTTGCACCGCAGGAAGCAGAGGGAAGGGGAGCAGAGCCAGCACGTGGCTGAGGTGACCACAGGCAGCTGCTTGCCCTTCCCTCTCCCATGCTGTGTAAGGAACCCTGGGACCCCCAG TGAAGTTGAGGATGCAGAGAACGCAAAGCTGCCCCACCAG CGAAGCAGTGAGGTGGACAAGGACATCCATTATGCTGAcctgcagcccctgcctgcagcacggAGGCCCAGCAGGAGCCCTGGTGCTGAGCGCTCTGAGTATGCCAGCATCAGGGGAGCTGCTAAGTGA
- the LOC104914053 gene encoding signal-regulatory protein beta-1-like, producing the protein MAIGMTLALQAMPLTFLVLLLLHNAPGVGAQTYSDFKLQQPQGPVVVTKGEILTLNCTVSGSGPVGPLKWLKGWGSSNQTIYEQKGSFPRVMIAINDSSTDFTIHIRDVRLEDAGTYYCVKFSKGIFGDEVFKKGGGTAVLVHARPSRLAVSGPSHRAAPGQSVSFTCSARGFSPRDIQVQWLKNSSPVRAVLSHITSELSNSSYRMSSTVQVMLQKDDVHSNLTCQVQHSTLAAPLRRTYALGQVLRVPPSVSVVAAPPGAVEVNKTVNFTCRVRGFYPGAVNVTWL; encoded by the exons ATGGCAATCGGCATGACTCTGGCACTGCAGGCGATGCCTCTAACCTTCCTggtgctgcttctgctccacaATGCCCCAG GTGTGGGTGCCCAGACGTATTCGGACTtcaagctgcagcagccccagggcccGGTGGTGGTGACCAAAGGGGAGATACTGACCCTGAACTGCACAGTGTCTGGATCGGGTCCTGTTGGCCCTCTGAAGTGGCTGAagggctggggcagcagcaATCAAACCATTTATGAGCAGAAAGGCTCCTTCCCACGTGTGATGATTGCAATCAATGACTCCAGCACAGACTTCACCATCCATATCAGGGATGTCCGTCTTGAGGACGCCGGCACCTATTACTGTGTGAAGTTTAGCAAAGGCATCTTTGGTGATGAGGTGTTTAAGAAGGGTGGGGGCACGGCGGTGTTGGTGCACG CCAGACCCTCCAGGCTGGCCGTGTCAGGACCGAGTCACCGAGCGGCGCCAGGGCAGTCGGTGTCCTTCACCTGCAGTGCCAGAGGGTTCTCCCCCCGTGACATCCAGGTGCAATGGCTCAAGAACAGCTCTCCAGTTCGGGCTGTGCTGTCCCACATCACCTCAGAGCTGTCAAATTCCTCCTACCGCATGTCCAGCACCGTACAGGTGATGCTGCAGAAGGACGACGTCCACTCCAATCTCACCTGCCAGGTGCAGCACAGCACGTTGGCAGCCCCACTGAGGAGGACGTACGCGCTGGGCCAGGTCCTGCGAG TTCCCCCCAGCGTGTCTGTGGTCGCTGCACCGCCGGGCGCCGTGGAGGTGAACAAGACGGTGAACTTCACCTGCCGTGTGCGGGGCTTCTACCCGGGAGCTGTGAACGTCACCTGGCTG
- the LOC104909228 gene encoding tyrosine-protein phosphatase non-receptor type substrate 1-like — MEPRPPAWPLLCLLLLCPPSCPGLGAQTYSDLKLQQPQGLVVVTKGEILTLNCTVSESGPIGPVKWLKGWGSGNQTIYEHKGSFPRVMTATNDSSTDFTIHIRDVRLEDAGTYYCVKFSKGIFGDEVFKKGEGTAVLVHARPSRLAV; from the exons ATGGAGCCCCGTCCCCCCGCCTGGCcgctgctctgcctgctgctgctctgcccgcCCTCCTGCCCAG GTCTGGGTGCCCAGACGTATTCGGACTtgaagctgcagcagccccagggcctGGTGGTGGTGACCAAAGGGGAGATACTGACCCTGAACTGCACAGTTTCTGAATCGGGTCCTATTGGCCCTGTGAAGTGGCTGAAGGGCTGGGGCAGCGGCAATCAAACCATTTATGAGCACAAAGGCTCCTTCCCACGTGTGATGACTGCAACCAATGACTCCAGCACAGACTTCACCATCCATATCAGGGATGTCCGTCTTGAGGACGCCGGCACCTATTACTGTGTGAAGTTTAGCAAAGGCATCTTTGGTGATGAGGTGTTTAAGAAGGGTGAGGGCACGGCGGTGTTGGTGCACG CCAGACCCTCCAGGCTGGCCGTG
- the PDYN gene encoding proenkephalin-B isoform X1, protein MELWSLCMSPHGVSVLQHPLDLFPWSRSWRQRGTMAQRVLALVLCLSLAATASADCATQCSLCANQAHGTMSSIQPLMCLWQCQGSSPPGAEWESCRKALALLAPLVALAEGTEGTEASPAEADDEAEPEQDPSPEELPLAPAKRYGGFMKKLAKGRLLSLLRDNAHSKGSLSKKSGGFSHNPGERVAPENYPGPGGSEEPEGAGAEGQEMAELHKRYGGFMRRIRPKLKWDNQKRYGGFLRRQFKVTTRSDEDPNAYSGEVLDL, encoded by the exons ATGGAGCTCTGGTCTTTGTGCATGAGCCCACACGGGGTCAGTGTCCTGCAGCATCCCCTGGATCTCTTCCCCTGGAGCAGATCCTGGAG GCAGCGAGGCACGATGGCACAGCGGGTGCTGGCACTGGTACTCTGCCTCTCCCTGGCTGCAACAGCCTCTGCTGACTGCGCAACCCAGTGCTCCCTCTGTGCCAACCAGGCACATGGCACcatgagcagcatccagccCCTG ATGTGCCTGTGGCAGTGCCAGGGCTCCTCTCCACCTGGCGCCGAGtgggagagctgcaggaaggCGCTGGCACTCCTGGCCCCATTGGTGGCCCTGGCCGAGGGGACAGAAGGGACAGAAGCATCCCCAGCAGAGGCGGATGATGAGGCAGAGCCAGAGCAGGATCCCAGCCCTGAAGAGCTGCCGCTGGCACCGGCCAAACGCTACGGGGGCTTCATGAAGAAGCTGGCCAAGGGGAggctgctgtccctgctgcgCGACAACGCCCACAGCAAGGGCAGCCTCAGCAAGAAGTCGGGGGGCTTCAGCCACAATCCAGGGGAGCGGGTGGCCCCTGAGAACTACCCGGGGCCAGGGGGGAGTGAGGAGCCCGAGGGTGCGGGGGCTGAGGGGCAGGAGATGGCGGAGCTGCACAAGCGCTACGGGGGCTTCATGCGCCGCATCCGGCCCAAGCTCAAGTGGGACAATCAGAAGCGGTACGGGGGCTTCCTGCGGCGGCAGTTCAAGGTGACCACGCGCTCGGATGAGGACCCCAACGCCTACTCAGGGGAGGTCTTAGACCTATAG
- the PDYN gene encoding proenkephalin-B isoform X2, whose protein sequence is MAQRVLALVLCLSLAATASADCATQCSLCANQAHGTMSSIQPLMCLWQCQGSSPPGAEWESCRKALALLAPLVALAEGTEGTEASPAEADDEAEPEQDPSPEELPLAPAKRYGGFMKKLAKGRLLSLLRDNAHSKGSLSKKSGGFSHNPGERVAPENYPGPGGSEEPEGAGAEGQEMAELHKRYGGFMRRIRPKLKWDNQKRYGGFLRRQFKVTTRSDEDPNAYSGEVLDL, encoded by the exons ATGGCACAGCGGGTGCTGGCACTGGTACTCTGCCTCTCCCTGGCTGCAACAGCCTCTGCTGACTGCGCAACCCAGTGCTCCCTCTGTGCCAACCAGGCACATGGCACcatgagcagcatccagccCCTG ATGTGCCTGTGGCAGTGCCAGGGCTCCTCTCCACCTGGCGCCGAGtgggagagctgcaggaaggCGCTGGCACTCCTGGCCCCATTGGTGGCCCTGGCCGAGGGGACAGAAGGGACAGAAGCATCCCCAGCAGAGGCGGATGATGAGGCAGAGCCAGAGCAGGATCCCAGCCCTGAAGAGCTGCCGCTGGCACCGGCCAAACGCTACGGGGGCTTCATGAAGAAGCTGGCCAAGGGGAggctgctgtccctgctgcgCGACAACGCCCACAGCAAGGGCAGCCTCAGCAAGAAGTCGGGGGGCTTCAGCCACAATCCAGGGGAGCGGGTGGCCCCTGAGAACTACCCGGGGCCAGGGGGGAGTGAGGAGCCCGAGGGTGCGGGGGCTGAGGGGCAGGAGATGGCGGAGCTGCACAAGCGCTACGGGGGCTTCATGCGCCGCATCCGGCCCAAGCTCAAGTGGGACAATCAGAAGCGGTACGGGGGCTTCCTGCGGCGGCAGTTCAAGGTGACCACGCGCTCGGATGAGGACCCCAACGCCTACTCAGGGGAGGTCTTAGACCTATAG
- the LOC100541119 gene encoding tyrosine-protein phosphatase non-receptor type substrate 1-like codes for MVVVQGSFYEVVLAGYVPTGHCPRDIQVQWLKNSSPVRAVLPHITSELSNSSYNMSSTVQVMLQKDDVHSNLTCQVQHSTLAAPLRRTYALGQVLRVPPSVSVVAAPPGAVEVNKTVNFTCRVRGFYPGAVNVTWLENGTEMNAGSTAQPAETSQGLFELNSTVTVQAGEEKSGSSFTCRVVHEDQQPFSSAGILRVAVPTPEKIDTSFIGDSKSLIYVAVGVVCTVLALLVIAILYLIRTKQSKGKSSPSARLHEPEKSSGGTTTQESDPNNLTYADLNFAKEKKKSIRRIIELSQQSEYACIQGSNSSSSSSQPAASNDNLTYADLDMVHLSKAPRRPAPRPEESSSEYASVQIQRQ; via the exons ATGGTGGTGGTGCAGGGAAGTTTCTACGAGGTGGTGCTAGCTGGCTACGTACCCACCGGCCATTG CCCCCGTGACATCCAGGTGCAATGGCTCAAGAACAGCTCTCCAGTTCGGGCTGTGCTGCCCCACATCACCTCAGAGCTGTCAAATTCCTCCTACAACATGTCCAGCACCGTACAGGTGATGCTGCAGAAGGACGACGTCCACTCCAATCTCACCTGCCAGGTGCAGCACAGCACGTTGGCAGCCCCACTGAGGAGGACGTACGCGCTGGGCCAGGTCCTGCGAG ttcctcccagcgTGTCTGTGGTCGCTGCACCGCCGGGCGCCGTGGAGGTGAACAAGACGGTGAACTTCACCTGCCGTGTGCGGGGCTTCTACCCGGGAGCTGTGAACGTCACCTGGCTGGAGAACGGGACGGAGATGAACGCGGGGAGCACCGCGCAGCCAGCAGAGACCTCCCAGGGCTTGTTTGAGCTGAACAGCACGGTGACGGTGCAGGCGGGGGAGGAGAAGAGCGGCTCCAGCTTCACCTGCCGCGTGGTGCACGAGGACCAGCAGCCCTTCTCCAGCGCGGGCATCCTGCGGGTCGCTGTCCCAACCCCAGAGAAAATTGACACCAGTTTCATCGGAGACAGCA AAAGTCTCATCTATGTGGCTGTGGGAGTGGTGTGCACTGTGCTGGCGCTGCTGGTGATTGCAATTCTCTACCTCATCCGGACAAAGCAGAGCAAGG GTAAGAGCTCTCCGTCTGCCAG GTTACACGAGCCGGAGAAGAGCAGTGGAGGCACCACCACCCAG GAGTCTGATCCCAACAACCTGACCTACGCCGACCTGAATTTTGccaaagagaagaagaagagcaTCCGTCGCATCATCGAGCTGAGCCAGCAGTCGGAATACGCCTGCATCCAGGGCAGcaatagcagcagcagcagcagccagccgGCCGCCAGCAACGACAACCTGACCTACGCTGACCTGGACATGGTGCACCTCAGCAAGGCACCCCGGCGGCCCGCCCCACGCCCCgaggagagcagctctgagtaTGCCAGCGTCCAGATCCAGAGGCAGTGA